The Chloroflexus aggregans DSM 9485 genome segment CATCGAACATGATCGGCAAAGTGTGGTATGCTTCTCGTTGCTTCCTGCTCTGCTGAATGGACAAAGGCGTGCCCAATGACGTATCATCGCAGTCAATCCAAATTGCTTCACTCTTGTACACTCATCTTTGCCTTGTGTATCGTTCTGGCCGGTTGTGCAGCAACAGCGAATATGCCCACCCCCTCACCCACGATTGCGCGCCTACCAACCGTCACGCCTGAACCATTGGCAGCGCCGACGCCAACGGCGCGCATTATCCGCCTGGGCGAAACGTCCATACCAACCCCGTCAACGACCGCGTTGCCTACGCCGCTCATCACCGACAGCGGTGTGCTCACCGCAAGCATGGCGCGGCTCGGTCTCAGCGCCGAACCCTACGCCGTGCTCGGTGATCCCAATGCCCCGGTGACCATCGTCGAATTCACCGACTTCGGCTGCCCCTTCTGTCGCCGCCACCATCTTCTTACCTTCCGCACTCTAGTCGAAGAGTTTGTGGCGACCGGTCGCGTCTTCTACGTCATCAAGCACCTACCGGTAAGCAGTCAGCAAGGTGAACAAGCTGCGCTCGCTGCAATCTGCGCCGGCGAGCAGGGCCGCTACTGGGAGATGCACAATGCCCTCTTTGCCGACGGTGAGGCGTGGCAAGGCAATGAAACCATCGCGCAGCGTCGGATCGATGCTATCGCTGCTGAGCTTGGCTTCGATGTGGCAGCGTTGCGGGCCTGCACCGAACGCACCGATACAAAAGCCATCATTGCCCGCCATGTCAGCGAGGCCCATACCCTGCGCGTCTTTGGCACACCGGTCTTCTTCATCAACAACCGGCTGCTGGCCGGTGCGCAGCCGATTGAGGTTTGGCGGCAAGTGTTGGCAGTAGGGGCACAGCGGTGCTGTGCCCCTACAGGTGATGGGGTAGGGTGTGGGTGCGGGCGGGCACGGCTGCTGTGGTGGTATTAATGATACGATGCACGCCATCACCGGGTGGAGTACCGTGGGCAGTAGGGGCACAGTGCCCCTACAGGTGATGGGGTAGGGTGTGGGTGCGGGCGGGCACGGCTGCTGTGGTGGTATTAATGATACGATGCACGCCATCACCGGGTGGAGTACCGTGGGCAGTAGGGGCACAGTGCCCCCACGTCATCGCCAGTTTGTTCGTCTATGCTGAAACGGTACCGTGGGTAGTAGGGGCACAGCGGTGCTGTGCCCCTACAGGTGATGGGGTAGGGTGTGGGTGCGGGCGGGCACGGCTGCTGTGGTGGTATTAATGATACGATGCACGCCATCACCGGGTGGAGTACCGTGGGCAGTAGGGGCACAGCGGTGCTGTGCCCCTACAGGTGATGGGGTAGGGTGTGGGTGCGGGCGGGCACGGCTGCTGTGGTGGTATTAATGATACGATGCACGCCATCACCGGGTGGGGTAGCGTGGGTAGGGGCACCGTAGGGGCACAGCGGTGCTGTGCCCCTACAGGTGATGGGGCAGGGTGTGGGTGCGGGCGGGCACGGCTGCTGTGGTGGTATTAATGATACGATGCACGCCATCACCGGGTGGGGTACCGTGGGTAGTAGGGGCACAGCGGTGCTGTGCCCCCACGTCATCGCCAGTTTGTTCGTCTATGCTGAAACGGTACCGTGGGCAGTAGGGGCACAGCGGTGCTGTGCCCCTACAGGTGATGGGCTAGGGTGTGGGTGCGGGCGGGCACGGCTGCTGTGGTGGTATTAATGATACGATGCACGCCATCACCGGGTGGGGTACCGTGGGTAGTAGGGGCACAGCGGTGTTGTGCCCCTACAGGTGATGGGGTAGGGTGTGGGTGCGGGCGGGCACGGCTGCTGTGGTGGTATTAATGATACGATGCACGCCATCACCGGGTGGGGTACCGTGGGTAGTAGGGGCACAGCGGTGCTGTGCCCCTACAGGTGATGGGGTAGGGTGTGGGTGCGGGCGGGCACGGCTGCTGTGGTGGTATTAATGATACGATGCACGCCATCACCGGGTGGGGTACCGTGGGTAGTAGGGGCACAGCGGTGTTGTGCCCCTACAGGTGATGGGGTAGGGTGTGGGTGCGGGCGGGCACGGCTGCTGTGGTGGTATTAATGATACGATGCACGCCATCACCGGGTGGAGTACCGTGGGCAGTAGGGGCACAGCGGTGCTGTGCCCCTACAGGTGATGGGGTAGGGTGTGGGTGCGGGCGGGCACGGCTGCTGTGGTGGTATTAATGATACGATGCACGCCATCACCGGGTGGAGTACCGTGGGTAGTAGGGGCACAGCGGTGTTGTGCCCCTACAGGTGATGGGGCAGGGTGTGGGCGCGGGCGGGCACGGCTGCTGTGGTGGTATTAATGATACGATGCACGCCATCACCGGGTGGAGTACCGTGGGCAGTAGGGGCACAGCGGTGCTGTGCCCCTACAGGTGATGGGGTAGGGTGTGGGTGCGGGCGGGCACGGCTGCTGTGGTGGTATTAATGATACGATGCACGCCATCACCGGGTGGGGTACCGTGGGTAGTAGGGGCACAGCGGTGTTGTGCC includes the following:
- a CDS encoding DsbA family protein translates to MTYHRSQSKLLHSCTLIFALCIVLAGCAATANMPTPSPTIARLPTVTPEPLAAPTPTARIIRLGETSIPTPSTTALPTPLITDSGVLTASMARLGLSAEPYAVLGDPNAPVTIVEFTDFGCPFCRRHHLLTFRTLVEEFVATGRVFYVIKHLPVSSQQGEQAALAAICAGEQGRYWEMHNALFADGEAWQGNETIAQRRIDAIAAELGFDVAALRACTERTDTKAIIARHVSEAHTLRVFGTPVFFINNRLLAGAQPIEVWRQVLAVGAQRCCAPTGDGVGCGCGRARLLWWY